Proteins from a genomic interval of Enterococcus faecium:
- a CDS encoding GNAT family N-acetyltransferase, producing the protein MKVVQTKDTMSNIYLDAVRIRHQVFVVEQGVPLSREIDKDEAHCIHFVLYSDKKEPQGTVRLLPLENGKMKLQRMAILSEYRHQGLGKILIEEAENFAKNQGYNTILLGAQSTAETFYEKLGYTAYGDPFEDAGMPHIYMKKTL; encoded by the coding sequence ATGAAAGTTGTACAAACAAAAGATACAATGAGCAATATTTACTTAGATGCTGTACGGATCAGGCATCAAGTTTTTGTAGTCGAACAGGGTGTGCCTTTGTCTCGAGAAATAGACAAAGATGAAGCCCATTGTATCCACTTCGTCCTGTACTCAGATAAAAAAGAACCGCAAGGAACTGTACGTCTTTTGCCTTTAGAAAACGGAAAAATGAAATTACAGCGGATGGCGATTCTTTCTGAATACAGACACCAAGGGTTAGGAAAAATATTGATTGAAGAAGCAGAAAACTTTGCTAAGAATCAAGGCTATAATACGATTTTATTAGGGGCACAATCCACAGCTGAAACTTTTTACGAAAAACTAGGATATACAGCTTACGGCGATCCTTTTGAAGATGCTGGCATGCCTCATATTTATATGAAAAAGACTTTATAA
- a CDS encoding IS30 family transposase, protein MTYTHLTPNELVMIEAYFHQETPVAIVAKQLKRGRQTIYNVYNFLKCGGTALEYFEQYKENKRRCGRTEIIFPAEEKEYIEKRSTEGWTPDVIIGRAERTFSCSVSTLYRRFKTGEFNVLHLPMQGKRKPNGYKEKRGKQAFKRNISERKKDYVVFEEEFGHLEGDTIVGIHHKSAVITLVERLSKAIIALKPEGRKAVDIENSINEWLQSVPKNLFKSITFDCGKEFSNWKSISNTNDIDIYFADPGTPSQRGLNEHSNGLLRKDGLPKEMEFNQVNQGFISSVASKRNHIPRKSLNYQTPLEVFLSYVNGKFCLA, encoded by the coding sequence ATGACTTATACCCATCTTACACCAAACGAGCTTGTAATGATAGAAGCATATTTTCATCAAGAAACTCCGGTTGCTATCGTTGCGAAGCAGCTTAAACGTGGACGCCAAACAATTTACAATGTCTATAACTTTCTCAAATGTGGTGGAACAGCACTTGAATACTTTGAACAATACAAAGAAAATAAGCGACGTTGTGGGAGAACCGAAATCATTTTTCCTGCTGAGGAAAAAGAATACATTGAAAAAAGATCAACTGAAGGTTGGACCCCAGACGTCATTATTGGCCGTGCAGAGCGAACCTTCTCTTGTTCAGTAAGTACCCTCTATCGCCGGTTTAAGACGGGAGAATTCAATGTTTTACATTTACCGATGCAAGGAAAACGAAAACCAAATGGTTATAAGGAAAAACGTGGAAAACAGGCATTCAAAAGAAATATTTCTGAACGTAAAAAAGATTATGTCGTTTTCGAAGAAGAATTTGGACATTTAGAGGGTGATACGATTGTCGGCATCCACCATAAAAGTGCCGTCATCACACTCGTTGAGCGACTTTCAAAAGCCATTATCGCCTTGAAACCAGAAGGCCGTAAGGCAGTTGATATTGAAAATTCGATTAATGAATGGCTTCAATCCGTACCCAAAAATCTTTTCAAATCAATTACCTTTGATTGTGGAAAAGAATTCTCTAATTGGAAAAGTATTAGTAATACGAATGATATTGATATTTATTTCGCAGACCCAGGAACGCCTTCCCAACGGGGATTAAATGAACATTCAAACGGACTCCTCCGAAAAGATGGACTACCAAAAGAAATGGAATTCAACCAAGTCAATCAAGGATTCATCTCATCCGTTGCGTCTAAAAGAAACCATATCCCTAGAAAATCACTAAATTACCAAACACCATTAGAAGTTTTTTTGAGTTACGTAAATGGAAAGTTTTGTCTCGCTTAA
- the mutY gene encoding A/G-specific adenine glycosylase: protein MNKEWEKWTDKETKEFQDQFIQWYEQEKRNLPWRYNRDPYRIWISEIMLQQTRVDTVIDYFYRFMEWFPTIEELANAPEEKLLKAWEGLGYYSRARNIQAAAKQIMSEFDGEMPQTPEEISSLKGIGPYTTGAIASIAFGLPEPAVDGNVMRVVSRLFCIEADIAKASSRKIFDEAMRKIIDEKHPGEFNQAMMDLGSAICTPTSPKCETCPIQAFCLANKRGIQTSFPVKTKKAKPKDVYYISAALQNHSGAYYFEERDSQKLLANMWTFPMMEVTQEEYERLKKEWETKPEIDLFDDLVAEEEQNLPFEKQELFVWQTRHLGEVTHIFSHLKWHVLLFYGRATEGAEQEFTENKTSKWLKPDAFDSVVFPKVQMKLVDQLEKNRNNRNPF, encoded by the coding sequence GTGAATAAAGAATGGGAAAAATGGACAGATAAAGAAACAAAAGAATTTCAAGATCAGTTCATTCAATGGTATGAACAAGAAAAAAGAAACCTGCCTTGGCGCTATAATCGTGATCCTTATCGTATCTGGATCTCTGAGATCATGCTTCAGCAAACCAGAGTAGACACAGTGATCGATTATTTTTATCGTTTCATGGAATGGTTTCCTACAATTGAAGAGCTAGCAAATGCTCCAGAAGAAAAGCTTTTAAAAGCATGGGAGGGCCTTGGTTATTACTCAAGAGCCCGGAACATCCAAGCTGCTGCTAAACAGATCATGTCAGAATTTGATGGGGAAATGCCGCAAACGCCTGAAGAAATTAGCTCATTGAAGGGAATAGGACCATATACGACAGGCGCGATTGCAAGTATCGCATTTGGACTTCCAGAACCTGCAGTTGACGGCAACGTGATGCGAGTAGTCAGCAGATTGTTTTGCATTGAAGCAGACATCGCAAAAGCTTCTAGCAGGAAAATCTTTGATGAAGCGATGCGGAAAATCATTGATGAAAAGCATCCAGGTGAATTCAACCAAGCAATGATGGATCTAGGTTCAGCTATCTGTACACCAACTTCTCCAAAGTGTGAGACTTGTCCGATCCAAGCCTTTTGTTTAGCTAACAAACGAGGAATCCAAACGAGTTTTCCTGTAAAAACAAAAAAAGCAAAGCCAAAAGACGTTTATTATATCAGTGCAGCTCTTCAAAATCATTCTGGAGCGTATTATTTTGAAGAAAGAGATAGCCAAAAATTGCTGGCGAATATGTGGACATTTCCAATGATGGAAGTGACACAAGAGGAGTATGAGCGATTGAAAAAAGAATGGGAAACAAAGCCAGAAATCGATCTGTTTGATGACCTAGTAGCAGAAGAAGAGCAAAATCTCCCATTTGAAAAGCAGGAACTCTTTGTTTGGCAGACACGACATTTAGGAGAAGTTACTCATATTTTTAGTCATCTGAAATGGCATGTTCTCCTTTTTTACGGACGGGCAACCGAGGGAGCAGAACAAGAATTTACCGAGAACAAAACTTCGAAGTGGTTGAAGCCTGATGCATTTGATTCGGTCGTTTTTCCTAAGGTCCAAATGAAACTGGTAGATCAGTTAGAGAAAAATCGAAACAATAGGAATCCTTTCTAG
- a CDS encoding AI-2E family transporter gives MFEKLRQSKLMFWSLELLIIAALIMISSEINFIFEPIGTFFSTLFAPVLIAGFLYYLLNPIVKLLMKAKIKRIWAVAIVLLLLVAAIIWILLSVIPSLVQQISSLASNMPDFIKQVESWLKEVAELPLFKEVDINKYFEQLDISYGTIIQQFLSGVSNSLGSIVGTIASATVVIITAPFILFYMLKDGEKLVPNIQQFFPEKRRNQIVELLGQLNKTLANYISGQAIECLFVGTFTFLGYMVIGVDYAFLFGVIAGLTNLIPYLGPYLGLAPAFLVTVFNDPVKALLCCVVVLIVQQLDGNIIYPNVIGKSLKIHPLTIIIVLLVAGNIAGLLGIFLGVPFYAICKTIISYIIKIVKEDKQNENKKKIATTS, from the coding sequence TTGTTTGAAAAACTTAGACAGTCTAAACTAATGTTTTGGTCGCTTGAATTATTGATCATAGCTGCATTGATCATGATTTCATCAGAAATAAACTTTATTTTCGAACCGATCGGGACATTTTTTTCCACGTTATTTGCACCTGTACTGATTGCAGGCTTTCTTTACTATTTATTGAATCCTATTGTCAAGCTGTTGATGAAAGCAAAAATCAAAAGAATATGGGCTGTCGCAATTGTGCTGCTCCTTTTAGTTGCAGCAATTATTTGGATTTTACTTAGTGTCATCCCAAGTCTAGTACAGCAAATTTCCTCATTGGCATCTAATATGCCTGATTTCATCAAACAGGTAGAAAGCTGGTTAAAAGAGGTAGCCGAATTGCCTTTGTTCAAGGAAGTAGATATCAATAAATATTTTGAGCAATTAGACATTTCTTACGGGACAATCATTCAGCAATTCCTTAGTGGAGTATCCAATAGTTTAGGTTCGATCGTTGGAACGATCGCTTCGGCAACCGTAGTAATCATTACAGCACCATTCATCTTGTTCTATATGTTGAAAGACGGAGAAAAACTAGTGCCAAACATCCAACAGTTTTTCCCAGAAAAAAGAAGAAACCAAATTGTGGAGTTATTGGGGCAACTGAATAAAACATTGGCTAATTACATTAGCGGACAAGCAATCGAATGTTTATTCGTTGGTACCTTCACATTTTTAGGATATATGGTAATTGGTGTGGATTATGCTTTCTTATTTGGGGTCATTGCGGGATTGACAAACCTAATTCCATATTTAGGACCTTATCTAGGACTAGCACCTGCATTTCTAGTAACAGTCTTCAATGATCCGGTAAAAGCATTACTTTGTTGTGTGGTTGTGCTAATCGTCCAACAGTTGGATGGGAATATCATTTATCCTAATGTAATTGGGAAATCACTGAAAATCCATCCATTAACGATCATTATCGTTCTTCTAGTAGCTGGAAATATTGCCGGATTGCTTGGTATCTTCTTAGGTGTTCCTTTTTACGCAATCTGCAAGACGATCATTTCCTATATAATCAAAATCGTCAAAGAAGACAAGCAAAATGAAAACAAGAAGAAAATTGCTACGACCTCGTAG
- the ntdP gene encoding nucleoside tri-diphosphate phosphatase: MGVPKEGEFVTIQSYKHDGKLHRTWRDTMVLKTSEHSMIGVNDHTLVTESDGRRWVTREPAIVYFHKKYWFNVIAMIREKGVSYYCNLASPFLLDDEALKYIDYDLDIKVFPDGEKRLLDVDEYEMHSKMMNYPNDIDFILKENVKILVDWINNGDGPFSEGYIDIWYNRYKQLSRK; this comes from the coding sequence ATGGGAGTTCCAAAAGAAGGAGAGTTTGTGACGATCCAAAGTTACAAGCACGACGGCAAATTGCATCGAACGTGGCGAGATACCATGGTATTAAAAACAAGCGAACACTCTATGATCGGCGTGAATGATCACACATTAGTCACTGAATCTGATGGACGCCGATGGGTAACGCGCGAACCAGCGATTGTTTATTTTCATAAAAAATACTGGTTCAATGTAATAGCAATGATCAGAGAAAAGGGGGTTTCCTATTATTGTAATCTAGCTTCACCTTTTTTGCTGGACGATGAGGCCTTGAAATATATCGACTATGACTTGGATATCAAGGTATTTCCTGACGGCGAGAAACGACTATTGGATGTCGATGAATATGAGATGCACAGCAAAATGATGAATTACCCGAACGATATTGACTTCATCCTAAAAGAAAATGTGAAGATTCTGGTTGACTGGATCAATAATGGAGATGGCCCGTTCTCGGAAGGCTATATTGATATTTGGTATAACCGTTACAAGCAATTGTCGCGTAAGTAA
- the recX gene encoding recombination regulator RecX, whose protein sequence is MLTVTRISKGKGPFYRVDLSEGEALQVSEDVLVRYRLLKGRELDEETIQEIKKSSGADFGFHLAMNYLSYQLRSEKEIRTYLKEKEILQEDRNKIVARLKELDLVDDLVYGESYVRTNMRLSDKGPKKLAQQMQQKGLKPEIIEQALSQYTFEDQVQNAHQTAEKAFGKNHGKSQKELLRKIQQTLMTKGFSQEVIQQAIADLPQEADQEIEYDYLVKQGDKLWRRNLRFEPKKRNLKVKQSLYQKGFDLDMIQRFITEKEEESE, encoded by the coding sequence ATGTTAACCGTTACGAGAATCAGTAAAGGCAAAGGCCCTTTCTATCGCGTAGATTTATCTGAAGGAGAAGCTTTACAAGTATCTGAAGATGTATTAGTACGCTATCGATTATTAAAAGGACGGGAATTAGACGAAGAAACTATCCAAGAGATCAAGAAGAGTAGCGGAGCTGATTTCGGTTTTCACCTAGCAATGAATTACTTAAGTTATCAGTTGCGATCGGAAAAAGAAATCCGAACATACTTAAAAGAAAAGGAAATCCTTCAAGAAGATCGAAATAAAATCGTAGCCCGCTTAAAAGAATTGGACCTTGTCGATGATTTGGTCTATGGGGAAAGTTATGTGCGCACGAATATGCGCTTAAGTGACAAAGGACCAAAGAAATTAGCGCAGCAGATGCAGCAAAAAGGTTTGAAACCTGAAATCATTGAACAAGCGCTCAGCCAATATACATTTGAAGACCAAGTTCAAAATGCACATCAGACAGCCGAAAAAGCGTTTGGAAAAAATCACGGAAAAAGCCAAAAAGAATTATTGAGAAAAATCCAACAAACATTGATGACGAAAGGCTTTTCTCAAGAAGTGATCCAACAAGCGATAGCTGATCTTCCGCAAGAAGCAGATCAAGAAATAGAATATGATTATTTAGTCAAACAAGGAGATAAACTATGGCGAAGAAATTTAAGGTTTGAACCTAAAAAAAGAAATCTAAAAGTAAAGCAAAGCTTATATCAAAAAGGATTTGATTTGGATATGATCCAGCGATTCATTACGGAAAAGGAAGAGGAAAGTGAATAA